The genomic interval TAGAAAATGCCCGGACCAGCCAAAAGATTGTGAATACCCATTAACAAGCCAGCCGTGACAATGGCAGGCAAGATGGGAATAAAAATGTCGGCCAAGGTTTTAATGGCCCGTTGTAAAGGATTGAGCTTTTTCTCCGCGGCATCTTTAACATCCTGTTTGGTCGCGTGGCCGATGCCCGTGATCTCGGTCAATTCTTTGTATACTTTATCGACTGCACCTTGACCGATGACGACCTGAAACTGGCCGTTGGCTGAAAAAGCCCCCTTGACCAAGTCAATGTTCTCCAGTTTCTCTTTGTCCACTTTACTTTCATCTTTTAAAGCAAAACGCAAGCGGGTGACACAGTGGCTGGCCGCCACAATATTGTCTTTACCCCCAATCGCCTCAACAATCTGTTCTACTGATGCTCTGTCGACTGCCATCGCTCTTCCTCCCGTTTCCAATATATCCAACAAATGTTTTTGAAAAAGCGCTTCCAATTGTTGCTACACTTGTAACTGATCTTGTATATACAAGATTTGAACCCTTTACAAGTTTAACTTGTCTATACAAGATCGTCAATGACAAAGTTGTCCAAACCGTATCCTTGCCTAACCCAGAAAGGCTGCCCCAAAGTCATGGTACTTCAGGGCAGCCTCTGTTAATTTCCAGGATGAACGTTTTATGTTGGAAATTCTTTTATTAATAAATCAGCTCACACGAGCGAAGCTGCTTGAAACTCAAGTTTCCTTTAATAGCTTTGTTCAACTGTTTCCTTTGTGGTTGTTTTAGTTTTGGACAAGGAAGAGAAGCTGATTCCTAGCACAATCATACATCCTCCGCACACCATCTCCAGTGTGAGTGGTTCCCCCAGAAAGAGCCAGCTAAACACCACCCCGAAAACAGGAACCAACAGGGTTGAAATGGTGGCTGTCGCTGTATCTATCCTGTTTAAAAGATAAAACCAAATGGTAAAGCACAAAGCAGAGGCCAGCACACCGGTAAACAGCACGGCAAAGAGGCTTGTTACGTTCAGCACAATTGGTTGGCCCCACTCCGCCAGAACAGCCAAAATAGTAATGCCCACAGCCCCAAACACCATTTGATAGGCATTCACCTGTATACGGTCTTGACCAGAGAACTTAAGTTGATAATAAATGTTAGCCACTGCCCAGCACAGGGCAGCAAGCAAAATGAGACTTTCTCCCCATATCACGGCAGGGGTTTGCTGTTTCCATAAGTCGACTCCCAAGATAAGGAAGAGCCCTGCGATGCCTA from Caldalkalibacillus uzonensis carries:
- a CDS encoding DMT family transporter codes for the protein MQKKWRQALALFTSSRMFIVVLILTITFIWGYGWVWMKVGLDYMGPFTFSAFRFTVGSLALLLLLWGLRRLTFHNLQWKPLLILGLIQTVLVFALIMYGMRFVEAGKSSIILYTMPIWSSLLASHFLNQKLGLRKVIGLILGIAGLFLILGVDLWKQQTPAVIWGESLILLAALCWAVANIYYQLKFSGQDRIQVNAYQMVFGAVGITILAVLAEWGQPIVLNVTSLFAVLFTGVLASALCFTIWFYLLNRIDTATATISTLLVPVFGVVFSWLFLGEPLTLEMVCGGCMIVLGISFSSLSKTKTTTKETVEQSY